One window of Kosakonia cowanii JCM 10956 = DSM 18146 genomic DNA carries:
- the rpoC gene encoding DNA-directed RNA polymerase subunit beta', producing the protein MKDLLKFLKAQTKTEEFDAIKIALASPDMIRSWSFGEVKKPETINYRTFKPERDGLFCARIFGPVKDYECLCGKYKRLKHRGVICEKCGVEVTQTKVRRERMGHIELASPTAHIWFLKSLPSRIGLLLDMPLRDIERVLYFESYVVIEGGMTNLERNQILTEEQYLDALEEFGDEFDAKMGAEAIQALLKSMDLEQECEQLREELNETNSETKRKKLTKRIKLLEAFVQSGNKPEWMILTVLPVLPPDLRPLVPLDGGRFATSDLNDLYRRVINRNNRLKRLLDLAAPDIIVRNEKRMLQEAVDALLDNGRRGRAITGSNKRPLKSLADMIKGKQGRFRQNLLGKRVDYSGRSVITVGPYLRLHQCGLPKKMALELFKPFIYGKLELRGLATTIKAAKKMVEREEAVVWDILDEVIREHPVLLNRAPTLHRLGIQAFEPVLIEGKAIQLHPLVCAAYNADFDGDQMAVHVPLTLEAQLEARALMMSTNNILSPANGEPIIVPSQDVVLGLYYMTRDCVNAKGEGMVLTGPKEAERIYRAGLASLHARVKVRITEYEKDANGEFVATTSLKDTTVGRAILWMIVPKGLPFSIVNQALGKKAISKMLNTCYRILGLKPTVIFADQTMYTGFAYAARSGASVGIDDMVIPEKKHEIISEAEAEVAEIQEQFQSGLVTAGERYNKVIDIWAAANDRVSKAMMDNLQTETVINRDGVEEQQVSFNSIYMMADSGARGSAAQIRQLAGMRGLMAKPDGSIIETPITANFREGLNVLQYFISTHGARKGLADTALKTANSGYLTRRLVDVAQDLVVTEDDCGTLEGITMTPVIEGGDVKEPLRDRVLGRVTAEDILKPGTADILVPRNTLLHEQWCDLLEANSVDSVKVRSVVSCDTDFGVCAHCYGRDLARGHIINKGEAIGVIAAQSIGEPGTQLTMRTFHIGGAASRAAAESSIQVKNKGSIRLSNAKSVVNSSGKLVVTSRNTELKLIDEFGRTKESYKVPYGAVMAKGDGEQVAGGETVANWDPHTMPVITEVAGFIRFTDMIDGQTITRQTDELTGLSSLVVLDSAERTAGGKDLRPALKIVDANGNDVLIPGTDMPAQYFLPGKAIVQLEDGVQISSGDTLARIPQESGGTKDITGGLPRVADLFEARRPKEPAILAEISGIISFGKETKGKRRLVITPVDGSDPYEEMIPKWRQLNVFEGERVERGDVVSDGPEAPHDILRLRGVHAVTRYITNEVQDVYRLQGVKINDKHIEVIVRQMLRKATIVNAGSSEFLEGEQVEYSRVKIANRDLESNGKISATYARDLLGITKASLATESFISAASFQETTRVLTEAAVAGKRDELRGLKENVIVGRLIPAGTGYAYHQDRMRRRAAGELPAAPQVTAEDASASLAELLNAGLGGSDNE; encoded by the coding sequence GTGAAAGACTTATTAAAGTTTCTGAAAGCGCAAACTAAAACCGAAGAGTTTGATGCGATCAAAATTGCTCTGGCTTCGCCAGACATGATCCGTTCATGGTCTTTTGGTGAAGTTAAGAAGCCAGAAACCATCAACTACCGTACGTTCAAACCTGAGCGTGACGGCCTTTTCTGTGCGCGTATTTTCGGGCCAGTAAAAGATTATGAGTGCCTGTGCGGTAAGTACAAGCGCCTGAAACACCGCGGTGTGATCTGTGAGAAGTGCGGCGTTGAAGTGACCCAGACTAAAGTGCGACGTGAGCGCATGGGCCACATCGAACTGGCTTCCCCGACCGCGCACATTTGGTTCCTGAAATCACTGCCGTCCCGTATCGGTCTGCTGCTGGATATGCCGCTGCGTGATATCGAACGCGTTCTCTACTTCGAATCCTATGTGGTTATCGAAGGTGGGATGACCAACCTGGAACGTAACCAGATCCTGACTGAAGAGCAGTATCTGGACGCGCTGGAAGAGTTCGGTGACGAATTTGACGCGAAGATGGGCGCCGAAGCGATCCAGGCCCTGCTGAAAAGCATGGATCTGGAGCAAGAGTGCGAACAGCTGCGTGAAGAGCTGAACGAAACCAACTCCGAAACCAAACGTAAGAAGCTGACCAAGCGTATCAAGCTGCTGGAAGCGTTCGTACAGTCTGGTAACAAGCCGGAGTGGATGATCCTGACCGTTCTGCCAGTGCTGCCGCCGGACCTGCGTCCGCTGGTTCCGCTGGACGGTGGTCGTTTCGCAACGTCGGATCTGAACGATCTGTACCGTCGCGTGATCAACCGTAACAACCGTCTGAAACGTCTGCTGGATCTGGCGGCGCCGGACATCATCGTACGCAACGAAAAACGTATGCTGCAGGAAGCGGTCGACGCCCTGCTGGATAACGGCCGTCGCGGTCGTGCGATCACCGGTTCCAACAAGCGTCCGCTGAAATCTTTGGCCGATATGATCAAAGGTAAGCAGGGTCGTTTCCGTCAGAACCTGCTCGGTAAGCGTGTTGACTACTCCGGTCGTTCTGTAATCACCGTAGGTCCATACCTGCGTCTGCATCAGTGCGGTCTGCCGAAGAAAATGGCGCTGGAGCTGTTCAAACCGTTCATTTACGGCAAGCTGGAACTGCGTGGCCTCGCCACCACCATCAAAGCCGCGAAGAAAATGGTTGAGCGCGAAGAAGCTGTCGTTTGGGATATCCTTGACGAAGTTATCCGCGAACACCCGGTACTGCTGAACCGTGCACCAACACTGCACCGTCTGGGTATCCAGGCGTTTGAACCGGTACTGATCGAAGGTAAAGCGATCCAGCTGCACCCGCTGGTTTGTGCGGCATACAACGCCGACTTCGATGGTGACCAGATGGCTGTTCACGTACCGCTGACGCTGGAAGCACAGCTGGAAGCGCGTGCGCTGATGATGTCTACCAACAACATCCTCTCTCCGGCGAACGGCGAACCAATCATCGTTCCGTCTCAGGACGTTGTACTGGGTCTCTACTACATGACCCGTGACTGTGTTAACGCCAAAGGCGAAGGCATGGTGCTGACTGGCCCGAAAGAAGCTGAGCGTATTTATCGCGCTGGCCTGGCCTCTCTGCATGCGCGCGTTAAAGTGCGTATCACCGAATATGAAAAAGATGCTAACGGCGAGTTCGTTGCGACCACCAGCCTGAAAGACACGACCGTTGGCCGTGCCATTCTGTGGATGATCGTACCGAAAGGTCTGCCTTTCTCCATCGTCAACCAGGCGCTGGGCAAGAAAGCGATCTCCAAAATGCTGAACACCTGTTACCGCATTCTGGGTCTGAAGCCGACCGTTATCTTCGCTGACCAGACGATGTACACCGGCTTTGCTTATGCAGCGCGTTCAGGTGCATCCGTTGGTATTGATGACATGGTCATCCCGGAGAAGAAACACGAGATCATCTCCGAAGCGGAAGCTGAAGTTGCTGAAATTCAGGAGCAGTTCCAGTCTGGTCTGGTAACCGCGGGCGAACGCTATAACAAAGTTATCGATATTTGGGCCGCGGCGAACGATCGCGTATCCAAAGCGATGATGGATAACCTGCAGACTGAAACCGTTATTAACCGTGACGGCGTTGAAGAGCAGCAGGTTTCCTTTAACAGCATCTACATGATGGCCGACTCCGGTGCGCGTGGTTCTGCGGCCCAGATTCGTCAGCTTGCTGGTATGCGTGGTCTGATGGCGAAGCCGGATGGCTCCATCATCGAAACGCCGATCACCGCGAACTTCCGTGAAGGTCTGAACGTACTCCAGTACTTCATCTCCACGCACGGTGCGCGTAAAGGTCTGGCGGATACCGCACTGAAAACCGCGAACTCCGGTTACCTGACCCGTCGTCTGGTTGACGTGGCACAGGATCTGGTTGTAACCGAAGACGATTGTGGCACCCTCGAAGGGATCACCATGACGCCGGTTATCGAAGGTGGCGACGTTAAAGAGCCGCTGCGCGATCGCGTTCTGGGTCGTGTGACCGCTGAAGATATTCTGAAGCCGGGCACCGCAGACATTCTGGTTCCGCGCAACACGCTGCTGCACGAACAGTGGTGTGACCTGCTGGAAGCGAACTCTGTCGACTCCGTGAAAGTGCGTTCCGTTGTATCCTGCGACACCGACTTTGGTGTGTGCGCCCACTGCTATGGTCGTGACCTGGCGCGTGGCCACATCATCAACAAAGGTGAAGCAATCGGCGTTATCGCAGCACAGTCCATCGGTGAGCCGGGTACACAGCTGACGATGCGTACGTTCCACATCGGTGGTGCGGCATCGCGTGCGGCTGCTGAATCCAGCATCCAGGTGAAAAACAAAGGTAGCATCCGTCTGAGCAATGCGAAGTCGGTTGTTAACTCCAGCGGTAAGCTGGTGGTCACCTCCCGTAACACTGAGCTGAAACTGATCGACGAATTCGGTCGTACCAAAGAGAGCTATAAAGTGCCTTACGGTGCGGTGATGGCGAAGGGTGATGGCGAGCAGGTTGCCGGCGGTGAAACCGTTGCAAACTGGGATCCGCACACCATGCCGGTAATCACCGAAGTGGCTGGTTTCATCCGCTTCACCGACATGATCGATGGTCAGACGATTACCCGTCAGACCGACGAACTGACCGGTCTCTCTTCGCTGGTGGTTCTGGACTCTGCAGAGCGTACCGCTGGCGGTAAAGACCTGCGTCCGGCACTGAAAATCGTTGATGCCAATGGTAACGACGTACTGATCCCAGGCACCGATATGCCTGCCCAGTACTTCCTGCCGGGTAAAGCGATTGTTCAGCTGGAAGATGGCGTACAGATCAGCTCCGGTGACACCCTGGCACGTATTCCGCAGGAATCCGGCGGTACCAAGGATATTACCGGTGGTCTGCCGCGCGTTGCGGATCTGTTCGAAGCACGTCGTCCGAAAGAGCCGGCAATCCTGGCTGAAATCAGCGGTATTATTTCCTTCGGTAAAGAGACCAAAGGGAAACGCCGTCTGGTGATCACGCCGGTTGACGGTAGCGATCCGTATGAAGAGATGATCCCGAAATGGCGTCAGCTCAACGTGTTTGAAGGTGAACGTGTAGAACGTGGTGACGTGGTTTCCGACGGTCCGGAAGCACCGCACGACATTCTGCGTCTTCGTGGCGTACACGCGGTAACGCGTTATATCACCAACGAAGTACAGGACGTTTACCGTCTGCAGGGCGTTAAGATCAACGATAAGCACATCGAAGTTATCGTTCGTCAGATGCTGCGTAAAGCCACCATCGTGAACGCGGGCAGCTCCGAGTTCCTGGAAGGCGAGCAGGTTGAATACTCTCGCGTCAAGATTGCTAACCGCGATCTCGAATCGAACGGCAAAATCAGTGCAACCTATGCACGCGATCTGCTGGGTATCACCAAAGCGTCTCTGGCGACCGAGTCCTTCATCTCCGCGGCATCGTTCCAGGAGACGACTCGTGTGCTTACCGAAGCAGCCGTTGCGGGCAAACGCGACGAACTGCGCGGTCTGAAAGAGAACGTTATCGTGGGTCGTCTGATCCCGGCCGGTACCGGTTATGCGTACCACCAGGATCGTATGCGCCGTCGCGCCGCTGGCGAACTGCCGGCAGCACCGCAGGTCACTGCGGAAGACGCGTCCGCGAGCCTTGCAGAACTGCTGAACGCAGGTCTGGGTGGTTCCGACAACGAGTAA
- the rpoB gene encoding DNA-directed RNA polymerase subunit beta: MVYSYTEKKRIRKDFGKRPQVLDVPYLLSIQLDSFQKFIEQDPEGQYGLEAAFRSVFPIKSYSGNSELQYVSYRLGEPVFDVKECQIRGVTYSAPLRVKLRLVIYEREAPEGTVKDIKEQEVYMGEIPLMTDNGTFVINGTERVIVSQLHRSPGVFFDSDKGKTHSSGKVLYNARIIPYRGSWLDFEFDPKDNLFVRIDRRRKLPATIILRALNYTTEQILDLFFEKVVFEIRDNKLQMELVPERLRGETASFDIEANGKMYVEKGRRITARHIRQLEKDEIQHIEVPVEYIAGKVAAKDYVDESTGELICPANMELSLDLLAKLSQAGHKRIETLFTNDLDHGPYISETVRVDPTNDRLSALVEIYRMMRPGEPPTREAAESLFENLFFSEDRYDLSAVGRMKFNRSLLRDSIEGSGILSNDDIIEVMKKLIGIRNGIGEVDDIDHLGNRRIRSVGEMAENQFRVGLVRVERAVKERLSLGDLDTLMPQDMINAKPISAAVKEFFGSSQLSQFMDQNNPLSEITHKRRISALGPGGLTRERAGFEVRDVHPTHYGRVCPIETPEGPNIGLINSLSVYAQTNEYGFLETPYRKVTDGVVTDEIHYLSAIEEGNYVIAQANTNLTEEGRFAEDLVTCRSKGESSLFSADQVDYMDVSTQQVVSVGASLIPFLEHDDANRALMGANMQRQAVPTLRADKPLVGTGMERAVAVDSGVTAVAKRGGTVQYVDASRIVIKVNEDEMYPGEAGIDIYNLTKYTRSNQNTCINQMPCVYLGEPIERGDVLADGPSTDLGELALGQNMRVAFMPWNGYNFEDSILVSERVVQEDRFTTIHIQELACVSRDTKLGPEEITADIPNVGEAALSKLDESGIVYIGAEVTGGDILVGKVTPKGETQLTPEEKLLRAIFGEKASDVKDSSLRVPNGVSGTVIDVQVFTRDGVEKDKRALEIEEMQLKQAKKDLSEELQILEAGLFSRIHSVLVSGGVEAEKLDKLPRDRWLELGLTDEAKQNQLEQLAEQYDELKHEFEKKLEAKRRKITQGDDLAPGVLKIVKVYLAVKRQIQPGDKMAGRHGNKGVISKINPIEDMPYDENGTPVDIVLNPLGVPSRMNIGQILETHLGMAAKGIGDKINAMLKQQQEVAKLREFIQRAYDLGADVRQKVDLSTFSDDEVLRLAENLRKGMPIATPVFDGAKESEIKELLQLGGLPTSGQITLFDGRTGEQFERQVTVGYMYMLKLNHLVDDKMHARSTGSYSLVTQQPLGGKAQFGGQRFGEMEVWALEAYGAAYTLQEMLTVKSDDVNGRTKMYKNIVDGNHQMEPGMPESFNVLLKEIRSLGINIELEDE, from the coding sequence ATGGTTTACTCCTATACCGAGAAAAAACGTATTCGTAAGGATTTTGGTAAACGTCCACAAGTACTGGATGTTCCCTATCTCCTTTCTATCCAGCTTGACTCGTTCCAGAAGTTCATCGAGCAAGATCCTGAAGGCCAGTACGGGCTCGAAGCGGCATTCCGCTCCGTGTTCCCGATCAAGAGCTACAGCGGCAATTCGGAACTGCAATACGTCAGCTACCGTCTTGGCGAACCCGTATTTGACGTTAAAGAGTGTCAAATCCGTGGTGTGACGTACTCCGCCCCGCTGCGCGTAAAACTGCGTCTGGTGATCTACGAGCGCGAAGCGCCGGAAGGCACCGTAAAAGACATTAAAGAACAAGAAGTCTACATGGGCGAAATTCCGCTCATGACCGACAACGGTACCTTTGTTATCAACGGTACTGAGCGTGTTATCGTTTCTCAGCTGCACCGTAGCCCGGGCGTCTTCTTTGACAGCGACAAGGGTAAAACCCACTCTTCCGGTAAGGTGCTCTATAACGCACGTATCATCCCTTACCGTGGGTCATGGCTGGACTTTGAGTTCGATCCGAAAGACAACCTGTTCGTTCGTATCGACCGTCGTCGTAAGCTGCCGGCCACCATCATTCTGCGCGCGCTGAACTACACCACTGAACAGATCCTTGACCTGTTCTTTGAAAAAGTGGTCTTTGAGATCCGCGACAACAAGCTGCAGATGGAACTGGTACCGGAACGTCTGCGTGGCGAAACCGCCTCCTTCGATATCGAAGCCAACGGCAAAATGTATGTTGAGAAAGGCCGCCGCATCACCGCGCGCCACATTCGTCAGCTGGAAAAAGACGAAATCCAACATATCGAAGTGCCGGTTGAGTACATCGCAGGCAAAGTTGCGGCGAAAGACTACGTTGACGAATCCACTGGCGAGCTGATCTGCCCGGCTAACATGGAGCTGTCGCTCGATCTGCTGGCTAAACTGAGCCAGGCTGGTCACAAACGTATCGAAACGCTGTTCACCAACGATCTGGATCACGGCCCGTACATCTCTGAAACCGTACGCGTCGACCCAACTAACGATCGTCTGAGCGCGCTGGTAGAAATCTACCGCATGATGCGCCCGGGTGAGCCGCCGACTCGCGAAGCGGCTGAAAGCCTCTTCGAAAACCTGTTCTTCTCCGAAGACCGCTACGACCTTTCTGCGGTAGGCCGCATGAAGTTCAACCGTTCTCTGCTGCGCGACAGCATTGAAGGTTCCGGTATCCTGAGCAACGACGACATCATTGAAGTGATGAAGAAGCTCATCGGTATCCGTAACGGCATCGGTGAAGTGGATGATATCGACCACCTCGGCAACCGTCGTATCCGTTCCGTAGGCGAAATGGCGGAAAACCAATTCCGCGTTGGCCTGGTGCGTGTAGAGCGTGCGGTGAAAGAGCGTCTCTCTCTGGGCGATCTGGATACCCTGATGCCGCAGGACATGATCAACGCCAAGCCGATTTCAGCGGCGGTGAAAGAGTTCTTCGGTTCCAGCCAGCTCTCCCAGTTTATGGATCAGAACAACCCGCTGTCTGAGATTACGCACAAACGTCGTATCTCTGCACTTGGCCCGGGCGGTCTGACCCGTGAGCGCGCAGGCTTTGAAGTTCGAGACGTACACCCGACCCACTACGGTCGCGTATGTCCAATCGAAACGCCTGAAGGTCCGAACATCGGTCTGATTAACTCCCTCTCCGTCTATGCACAGACTAACGAATACGGCTTCCTCGAAACGCCGTACCGTAAAGTGACTGACGGCGTGGTGACTGACGAGATCCATTACCTCTCTGCAATTGAAGAGGGTAACTACGTTATCGCTCAGGCGAACACCAACCTGACGGAAGAAGGGCGTTTTGCAGAAGATCTGGTAACGTGCCGCAGCAAAGGCGAATCAAGCCTCTTCAGCGCAGACCAGGTTGACTACATGGACGTATCCACCCAGCAGGTGGTTTCCGTCGGTGCATCCCTGATTCCGTTCCTGGAACACGATGACGCCAACCGTGCATTGATGGGTGCGAACATGCAACGTCAGGCGGTTCCGACTCTGCGCGCTGATAAGCCGCTGGTTGGTACCGGTATGGAACGTGCTGTTGCCGTTGACTCCGGCGTAACTGCCGTTGCGAAACGTGGCGGTACTGTTCAGTACGTGGATGCTTCCCGTATCGTTATCAAAGTTAACGAAGACGAGATGTACCCGGGCGAAGCAGGTATCGACATCTATAACCTGACCAAATACACCCGTTCTAACCAGAACACCTGCATCAACCAGATGCCGTGTGTTTACCTGGGTGAGCCGATTGAGCGCGGCGACGTGCTGGCAGATGGTCCGTCCACCGACCTCGGTGAACTGGCGCTCGGTCAGAACATGCGCGTAGCGTTCATGCCGTGGAACGGTTACAACTTCGAAGACTCCATCCTCGTCTCCGAGCGTGTGGTTCAGGAAGATCGTTTCACCACTATTCACATCCAGGAACTGGCTTGTGTGTCCCGTGACACCAAACTGGGGCCGGAAGAGATCACCGCTGATATCCCGAACGTGGGTGAAGCTGCGCTCTCCAAACTGGATGAATCCGGTATCGTTTACATCGGTGCAGAAGTGACCGGCGGCGACATTCTGGTTGGTAAGGTAACGCCGAAAGGTGAAACCCAGCTGACACCAGAAGAGAAACTGCTGCGCGCTATCTTCGGTGAGAAAGCGTCTGACGTTAAAGACTCTTCTCTGCGCGTACCAAACGGTGTTTCCGGCACGGTTATCGACGTTCAGGTCTTCACCCGCGATGGCGTGGAAAAAGACAAGCGTGCGCTGGAAATCGAAGAAATGCAGCTCAAACAGGCGAAGAAAGACCTGTCTGAAGAACTGCAGATCCTCGAAGCTGGCCTGTTCAGCCGTATCCACTCCGTGCTGGTATCCGGTGGCGTTGAAGCTGAGAAGCTCGACAAACTGCCGCGCGACCGCTGGCTGGAACTCGGCCTGACCGACGAAGCGAAACAGAATCAGCTGGAACAACTGGCTGAGCAGTACGACGAACTGAAACACGAGTTCGAGAAAAAACTCGAAGCGAAACGCCGTAAGATTACTCAGGGCGACGATCTGGCACCGGGCGTGCTGAAGATTGTTAAGGTTTATCTGGCCGTTAAACGTCAGATCCAGCCTGGTGATAAGATGGCAGGTCGTCACGGTAACAAGGGTGTTATCTCCAAGATCAACCCGATCGAAGATATGCCATACGATGAAAACGGCACGCCGGTAGACATCGTACTGAACCCGCTGGGCGTACCGTCTCGTATGAACATCGGTCAGATCCTTGAAACCCACCTGGGTATGGCTGCGAAAGGTATTGGCGACAAGATTAACGCCATGCTGAAACAGCAGCAGGAAGTCGCGAAACTGCGCGAGTTCATCCAGCGTGCATACGATCTGGGCGCTGACGTTCGTCAGAAAGTCGACCTGAGCACCTTCAGCGATGACGAAGTGCTGCGTCTGGCTGAAAACCTGCGTAAAGGCATGCCGATCGCAACGCCGGTCTTCGACGGTGCGAAAGAGTCTGAAATCAAGGAACTGTTACAGCTGGGTGGCCTGCCGACTTCCGGTCAGATCACTCTGTTCGACGGTCGTACCGGTGAGCAGTTCGAGCGCCAGGTTACCGTTGGCTACATGTACATGCTGAAACTGAACCACCTGGTTGATGACAAAATGCATGCGCGTTCCACCGGTTCCTACAGCCTGGTTACTCAGCAGCCGCTGGGTGGTAAGGCGCAGTTCGGTGGTCAGCGCTTCGGGGAGATGGAAGTGTGGGCGCTGGAAGCATATGGCGCGGCATACACCCTGCAGGAAATGCTCACCGTTAAGTCTGATGACGTGAATGGTCGTACCAAGATGTATAAGAACATCGTGGACGGCAACCATCAGATGGAACCGGGGATGCCAGAGTCCTTCAACGTACTGTTGAAAGAGATTCGTTCGCTGGGTATCAACATCGAGCTGGAAGACGAGTAA
- the rplL gene encoding 50S ribosomal protein L7/L12: MSITKDQIIEAVSAMSVMDVVELISAMEEKFGVSAAAAVAVAAGPAAEAAEEKTEFDVILKAVGANKVAVIKAVRGATGLGLKEAKDLVESAPAALKEGVSKDDAEALKKSLEEAGAEVEVK; this comes from the coding sequence ATGTCTATCACTAAAGATCAAATCATTGAAGCAGTTTCCGCTATGTCCGTAATGGACGTTGTTGAACTGATCTCTGCAATGGAAGAAAAATTCGGTGTTTCTGCTGCTGCCGCTGTAGCTGTTGCTGCTGGCCCGGCTGCTGAAGCTGCTGAAGAGAAAACTGAATTCGACGTTATTCTGAAAGCTGTTGGCGCTAACAAAGTTGCTGTTATCAAAGCAGTACGTGGCGCAACTGGCTTGGGTCTGAAAGAAGCTAAAGACCTGGTAGAATCTGCTCCGGCCGCTCTGAAAGAAGGCGTGAGCAAAGATGACGCTGAAGCTCTGAAAAAATCTCTGGAAGAAGCTGGCGCTGAAGTTGAAGTTAAATAA
- the rplJ gene encoding 50S ribosomal protein L10: MALNLQDKQAIVAEVSEVAKGALSAVVADSRGVTVDKMTELRKAGREAGVYMRVVRNTLLRRVVEGTQFECLKDAFVGPTLIAYSMEHPGAAARLFKDFAKANAKFEVKAAAFEGELIPASQIDRLATLPTYEEAIARLMATMKEASAGKLVRTLAAVRDAKEAA; encoded by the coding sequence ATGGCTTTAAATCTTCAAGACAAACAAGCGATTGTTGCTGAAGTCAGCGAAGTAGCCAAAGGCGCGCTGTCTGCGGTTGTTGCGGATTCCCGTGGCGTTACCGTAGATAAAATGACCGAACTGCGTAAAGCAGGTCGCGAAGCCGGCGTTTACATGCGTGTTGTTCGCAACACCCTGCTGCGCCGTGTTGTTGAAGGTACTCAGTTCGAGTGCCTGAAAGACGCGTTCGTTGGTCCGACCCTGATTGCATATTCTATGGAACACCCGGGCGCTGCTGCTCGTCTGTTCAAAGATTTCGCGAAAGCGAATGCAAAATTTGAGGTCAAAGCCGCTGCCTTTGAAGGTGAGTTGATCCCGGCGTCCCAGATCGATCGCCTGGCAACCCTGCCGACCTACGAAGAAGCAATTGCACGCCTGATGGCAACCATGAAAGAAGCCTCTGCTGGCAAACTGGTTCGTACTCTGGCTGCTGTACGCGATGCGAAAGAAGCTGCTTAA
- the rplA gene encoding 50S ribosomal protein L1 encodes MAKLTKRMRVIRDKVDATKQYDINEAIALLKELATAKFVESVDVAVNLGIDARKSDQNVRGATVLPHGTGRSVRVAVFAQGPNAEAAKAAGAELVGMEDLADQIKKGEMNFDVVIASPDAMRVVGQLGQVLGPRGLMPNPKVGTVTPNVAEAVKNAKAGQVRYRNDKNGIIHTTIGKVDFDADKLKENLESLLVALKKAKPSQAKGVYIKKVSISTTMGAGVAVDQAGLNAAAN; translated from the coding sequence ATGGCTAAACTGACCAAGCGTATGCGCGTGATCCGTGACAAAGTTGATGCGACCAAACAGTACGACATCAACGAAGCCATTGCTCTGCTGAAAGAGCTGGCCACTGCTAAATTCGTAGAAAGCGTAGACGTTGCCGTTAACCTCGGCATCGACGCACGTAAATCTGACCAGAACGTACGTGGTGCAACTGTACTGCCGCACGGTACTGGCCGTTCTGTTCGCGTAGCCGTATTTGCCCAGGGCCCGAACGCTGAAGCTGCTAAAGCAGCTGGCGCTGAGCTGGTAGGTATGGAAGATCTGGCTGACCAGATCAAGAAAGGCGAAATGAACTTTGACGTTGTTATTGCTTCTCCGGATGCAATGCGCGTTGTTGGCCAGCTGGGCCAGGTTCTGGGTCCGCGCGGCCTGATGCCGAACCCGAAAGTTGGTACTGTAACGCCGAACGTTGCTGAAGCGGTTAAGAACGCTAAAGCGGGTCAGGTTCGTTACCGTAACGACAAAAACGGCATCATCCACACCACCATCGGTAAAGTGGACTTTGACGCTGACAAACTGAAAGAAAACCTGGAGTCTCTGCTGGTTGCGCTGAAAAAAGCAAAACCGTCTCAGGCGAAAGGCGTGTACATCAAGAAAGTTAGCATCTCCACCACCATGGGTGCTGGTGTTGCGGTAGACCAGGCTGGTCTGAACGCAGCGGCGAACTAA
- the rplK gene encoding 50S ribosomal protein L11, with product MAKKVQAYVKLQVAAGMANPSPPVGPALGQQGVNIMEFCKAFNAKTESMEKGLPIPVVITVYADRSFTFITKTPPAAVLLKKAAGIKSGSGKPNKDKVGTISRAQLQEIAQTKAADMTGSDIEAMTRSIEGTARSMGLVVED from the coding sequence ATGGCTAAGAAAGTCCAGGCCTACGTCAAGCTGCAGGTTGCAGCTGGCATGGCAAACCCGAGCCCACCGGTTGGTCCGGCTCTGGGTCAGCAGGGTGTTAACATCATGGAATTCTGCAAAGCGTTCAACGCAAAAACAGAATCCATGGAAAAAGGTCTGCCGATTCCGGTTGTTATTACCGTTTACGCTGACCGTTCCTTCACTTTCATTACCAAAACGCCTCCGGCAGCAGTTCTGCTGAAGAAAGCGGCTGGTATCAAGTCTGGTTCCGGCAAGCCGAACAAAGACAAAGTGGGCACCATCTCCCGCGCTCAGCTGCAGGAAATCGCTCAGACTAAAGCCGCGGACATGACCGGTTCTGACATTGAAGCGATGACTCGCTCAATCGAAGGTACTGCGCGTTCCATGGGCCTGGTAGTGGAGGATTAA
- the nusG gene encoding transcription termination/antitermination protein NusG — translation MSEAPKKRWYVVQAFSGFEGRVATSLREHIKLHNMEELFGEVMVPTEEVVEIRGGQRRKSERKFFPGYVLVQMVMNDASWHLVRSVPRVMGFIGGTSDRPAPISDKEVDAIMNRLQQVGDKPRPKTLFEPGEMVRVSDGPFADFNGVVEEVDYEKSRLKVSVSIFGRATPVELDFSQVEKA, via the coding sequence ATGTCTGAAGCTCCTAAAAAGCGCTGGTACGTCGTTCAGGCGTTTTCCGGTTTTGAAGGCCGCGTAGCAACGTCGCTGCGCGAGCATATCAAATTACACAACATGGAAGAGTTGTTTGGCGAAGTTATGGTGCCGACCGAAGAAGTGGTCGAAATCCGTGGCGGCCAGCGTCGCAAAAGCGAACGCAAATTCTTCCCGGGCTACGTACTTGTCCAGATGGTAATGAACGACGCCAGCTGGCACCTGGTGCGCAGCGTTCCGCGCGTAATGGGCTTCATCGGTGGCACCTCCGATCGTCCGGCGCCGATTAGCGACAAAGAAGTGGATGCGATCATGAACCGCCTGCAGCAGGTTGGTGATAAGCCGCGTCCGAAAACGCTGTTCGAGCCGGGTGAAATGGTCCGCGTTAGCGATGGTCCGTTTGCCGACTTTAACGGTGTGGTTGAAGAGGTGGACTACGAGAAGTCCCGCCTGAAAGTTTCCGTTTCTATCTTCGGTCGTGCGACCCCGGTAGAGCTGGACTTTAGCCAGGTCGAAAAAGCCTAA